In Dioscorea cayenensis subsp. rotundata cultivar TDr96_F1 chromosome 11, TDr96_F1_v2_PseudoChromosome.rev07_lg8_w22 25.fasta, whole genome shotgun sequence, a single genomic region encodes these proteins:
- the LOC120271440 gene encoding SKP1-like protein 9, with translation MMIKVESSDGMVFELDQKAAEQSFFINETIQYCIEQVNTIKIPNINGKILSMIVNFCRKHAETVDFIELQSWDDEFIKDYNTDDIFDLISASDFLRIHSLMNLCCSKVAKLIEGKTASEIRDMLGIEYDFTEEEKEAIRKENMWAFS, from the exons ATGATGATCAAGGTCGAAAGCTCTGATGGAATGGTGTTTGAACTAGATCAGAAGGCGGCGGAGCAGTCCTTCTTCATCAACGAAACAATCCAGTACTGCATCGAGCAAGTGAATACCATCAAGATCCCTAACATCAATGGCAAGATTCTCTCCATGATTGTGAATTTCTGCAGGAAGCATGCTGAAACTGTCGATTTCATTGAACTCCAAAGCTGGGATGATGAGTTCATCAAAGATTACAACACGGATGATATCTTTGATCTCATCAGT GCTTCTGATTTTCTCCGCATCCATAGTCTCATGAATCTTTGTTGCTCCAAGGTGGCAAAATTGATCGAAGGGAAGACTGCTAGTGAAATCCGAGACATGTTAGGTATCGAGTATGACTTCACTGAAGAAGAGAAGGAAGCAATAAGGAAAGAGAACATGTGGGCGTTTTCATGA